The following coding sequences are from one Pseudoalteromonas aliena SW19 window:
- a CDS encoding ComEC/Rec2 family competence protein translates to MDLEFRVLQAEHGDAIVISVDFEGARKNILIDGGPAKTFEFRNIPRPLKLCLNEIKSKSEFVDLLILTHVDDDHIGGLLVGFNKPGYLSDLTKEVWFNSGKLVFNHFNQPLDDSNYVILRNNTGGNTSIAQGIKLEDYLEEKNKNSPLWTHPLIKAGDEFERFGCKFKFLSPSLEKLEKLLVVWEKKKAVSNTSGANKDYSNSLEELLLMDEFKEDNSIHNGSSLAFIFEYLDKSLLLLGDAHPSVIAANLKLLGYSANKPLKVNYVKVSHHGSKANTNDELLSLLDCNNFIISANGRHHGLPNKKTLARILNRFPTGNLYFNYPDLIGEIFSSEELERANFKALHCKDVILV, encoded by the coding sequence ATGGATCTAGAATTTAGAGTGTTACAGGCAGAACATGGTGATGCAATAGTTATTAGTGTTGATTTTGAGGGCGCTCGTAAAAATATTTTAATTGACGGTGGACCAGCTAAAACGTTTGAGTTCAGAAACATTCCTCGCCCTTTAAAATTATGCTTGAACGAGATCAAGTCGAAGTCAGAATTTGTTGATTTATTAATATTGACTCATGTTGATGATGATCATATTGGTGGGCTTCTTGTTGGCTTTAATAAGCCTGGATATTTATCGGATTTGACAAAAGAAGTTTGGTTTAACTCAGGTAAATTAGTTTTTAATCATTTTAATCAGCCACTTGATGACTCTAATTACGTAATTTTAAGAAATAATACTGGTGGTAATACTAGTATTGCTCAAGGTATTAAGTTAGAAGATTATCTTGAGGAAAAAAATAAGAACAGTCCTTTATGGACTCATCCACTAATTAAAGCTGGAGATGAATTTGAGCGATTTGGTTGTAAATTCAAATTTCTATCTCCATCACTAGAAAAGCTAGAAAAACTACTTGTAGTCTGGGAAAAGAAAAAAGCAGTATCAAATACCTCTGGTGCTAATAAGGATTACTCTAATTCATTAGAAGAGCTTTTATTGATGGATGAATTTAAAGAAGATAATTCCATCCATAATGGGAGTTCTCTTGCTTTCATTTTTGAATATTTAGATAAATCGTTATTGCTTTTGGGGGATGCCCATCCATCTGTAATTGCAGCTAATTTAAAATTACTTGGCTATTCTGCTAATAAACCATTAAAAGTTAATTATGTTAAAGTTTCACACCACGGAAGCAAAGCAAACACAAATGATGAACTACTATCTTTGCTGGATTGTAATAATTTTATAATATCAGCCAACGGACGACATCACGGCTTACCTAATAAAAAAACTCTTGCCCGTATTCTAAATCGCTTCCCGACCGGCAATTTATATTTTAATTACCCTGATTTAATTGGCGAAATTTTTAGTTCAGAAGAATTAGAAAGGGCTAACTTTAAAGCCCTCCATTGTAAGGATGTTATTTTAGTATGA
- a CDS encoding alpha/beta hydrolase yields the protein MQKTPKKLFILCALALSTPVISTSVISTPVIGATSFANDDVITDESRNRTIPINITLPSNSAKCTEQVKCAVAFINAGYDISHNEYTFVSNVFNQRGYLTVAIAHELKTDPYLNREQPYLTTRMENWHRGVVTLKFLVNELASKYPTYDFTNLALFGHSNGGDISSLYGSIYPNEVSTIITLDHRRMLIPRNKNIRVVTLRGSDYPADANVLLNDSELDKFPVTQIMIEKSRHNDMYDGGPKWLVNRMSKEVEGFLDSGT from the coding sequence ATGCAAAAAACACCCAAAAAGCTTTTTATATTATGCGCACTAGCTCTAAGTACACCAGTAATAAGTACATCAGTTATAAGCACACCAGTAATAGGCGCAACAAGCTTTGCAAATGACGACGTTATAACCGATGAAAGCCGCAATCGCACTATTCCTATCAATATTACACTACCAAGTAACAGTGCGAAGTGCACTGAACAAGTAAAATGCGCTGTGGCGTTTATTAATGCGGGCTACGATATTAGCCATAATGAATATACGTTTGTTAGTAATGTGTTTAATCAGCGCGGATACTTAACAGTAGCTATAGCACATGAACTAAAAACCGACCCTTACCTTAATCGTGAGCAACCTTACTTAACCACTCGCATGGAAAACTGGCATCGTGGTGTAGTAACGCTTAAGTTTTTAGTTAATGAGCTCGCGAGTAAATATCCAACGTATGATTTTACAAATCTCGCCTTATTTGGGCACTCAAACGGCGGGGATATTTCGTCATTATACGGCTCTATTTATCCAAACGAGGTTAGTACTATTATTACGCTCGATCATCGCCGCATGTTGATCCCACGCAATAAAAACATTCGCGTAGTTACACTTCGCGGTAGTGATTACCCAGCTGATGCAAATGTGCTGTTAAACGATTCAGAGCTGGATAAGTTTCCTGTTACGCAAATAATGATAGAAAAATCGCGCCATAACGACATGTACGATGGTGGACCAAAATGGCTGGTCAATAGAATGAGTAAAGAAGTAGAGGGGTTTTTAGATAGCGGGACTTAA
- a CDS encoding pentapeptide repeat-containing protein, translating into MSIANHTHYFEQQFSTLQHAEQTTENSEFEQCTFTDCDFADGQFKHCRFIECSFKNCNLSSLKWNYSSLENVSFSHCKLNSLQWTDVDWPALSINAPVSFNYCELSNSSFFELTLKALKLTHCFAKNVDFRHADLSGSKFTGTDFRDSEFFQTNLTKCDFVGATAFNIDLNNNMLANAKFDRFEALNLLTSLNIELCD; encoded by the coding sequence GTGTCAATTGCCAATCATACTCATTATTTCGAACAACAATTTAGTACTTTGCAACACGCAGAGCAAACAACTGAAAATTCAGAATTTGAACAGTGCACATTTACCGATTGCGACTTTGCAGACGGTCAGTTTAAACATTGCCGATTTATAGAATGCAGTTTTAAAAACTGTAATTTATCGTCACTTAAATGGAACTACAGTTCACTTGAAAATGTAAGTTTTAGCCACTGTAAATTAAATAGTTTGCAATGGACTGACGTAGATTGGCCTGCGCTTAGTATCAATGCACCGGTGAGTTTTAATTATTGCGAGCTCAGTAATAGTTCTTTTTTTGAATTAACCCTTAAAGCCCTCAAACTAACACATTGCTTTGCTAAAAATGTTGATTTTAGACACGCTGATTTAAGCGGTAGTAAGTTTACAGGAACAGATTTTCGCGATAGTGAGTTTTTTCAAACTAACTTAACAAAATGCGATTTTGTAGGTGCTACAGCGTTTAATATTGATTTGAATAATAATATGTTAGCGAATGCTAAGTTTGATCGCTTCGAAGCACTTAATTTGCTTACCAGCCTTAATATAGAACTTTGTGATTAA